A single window of Gadus morhua chromosome 22, gadMor3.0, whole genome shotgun sequence DNA harbors:
- the yars1 gene encoding tyrosine--tRNA ligase, cytoplasmic codes for MAEQLNPDEKLQLITRNLQEVLGEEKLKQVLQERELKVYWGTATTGKPHVAYFVPMSKIADFLKAGCEVTILFADLHAFLDNMKAPWELLELRVQYYEQVIKAMLESIGVPLDKLKFVKGTDYQLSREYTLDVYRLSSMVTEHDAKKAGAEVVKQVEHPLLSGLLYPGLQALDEEYLKVDAQFGGVDQRKIFTLAEKYLPSLGYAKRSHLMNPMVPGLTGTKMSSSEEDSKIDLLDKKEDVKKKLKKAFCEPGNIENNGLLSFVKHVLFPLHGEFSVKRDPKWGGDKVYTAFEDVEKDFAEELVHPGDLKASMEVALNKLLDPIRKKFETPELRKLANTAYPDPSKTKAAGKGAKPSAAGEEAELAPSRLDIRVGKVISVEKHPDADSLYLEKIDVGEAEPRTVVSGLVAFVSLEEMQDRSVLLLCNMKPQKMRGIESQAMVLCATIEGEPRRVEPLDPPEGSSPGDRVFVEGYETGKPDDKLNPKKKVWEKLQVDLKLSGECVAQWKDQQLMTKLGPVTCKSLKGANIS; via the exons ATGGCAGAACAGCTCAACCCGGATGAGAAGTTGCAGCTCATCACGAGGAATTtgcag GAGGTGCTCGGTGAGGAGAAGCTGAAGCAGGTGCTCCAGGAGAGGGAGCTGAAGGTATACTGGGGGACGGCCACCACAGGCAAACCCCATGTCGCCTACTTTGTCCCAATGTCGAAGATAGCAGACTTCCTCAAGGCTGGATGTGAG gtgaCCATCCTGTTTGCAGACCTGCATGCCTTTCTGGACAACATGAAGGCTCCCTGGGAGCTGCTGGAGCTCAGGGTGCAGTACTACGAGCAGGTCATCAAGGCCATGCTGGAGAGCATAGGAGTGCCCCTTGACAAACTCAAGTTCGTGAAGGGGACAGACTACCAGCTCAGCAG AGAGTACACCCTGGACGTGTACCGGCTGTCCTCCATGGTGACGGAGCACGACGCCAAGAAGGCCGGAGCAGAGGTGGTGAAGCAGGTggagcaccccctgctgagcgGACTGCTCTACCCCGGACTGCAG GCTCTGGATGAGGAGTATCTGAAGGTGGATGCCCAGTTTGGAGGTGTGGACCAAAGGAAGATTTTCACCCTGGCTGAGAAG TACCTACCCTCCCTGGGCTACGCCAAACGCTCCCACCTGATGAACCCCATGGTGCCCGGCCTGACGGGAACCAAGATGAGCTCCTCTGAAGAA GACTCCAAGATCGACCTGCTGGACAAGAAGGAGGAtgtgaagaagaagctgaagaagGCCTTCTGCGAGCCGGGGAACATCGAGAACAACGGGCTCCTCTCCTTCGTCAAGCATGTGCTCTTCCCTCTGCACGGAG AGTTCAGTGTCAAGAGGGACCCCAAGTGGGGAGGAGATAAAGTCTACACAGCGTTTGAGGATGTGGAGAAGGACTTTGCAGAAGAG CTGGTCCACCCAGGTGACCTGAAGGCCTCCATGGAGGTGGCTCTCAACAAGCTACTGGACCCAATCAGGAAGAAGTTTGAGACCCCCGAGCTCCGCAAGCTGGCCAACACGGCCTACCCCGACCCCTCAAAGACCA AGGCAGCAGGAAAGGGGGCCAAGCCATCGGcagcaggagaggaggcggagctcgCTCCCTCCAGACTGGACATCCGAGTGGGGAAGGTCATCAGCGTGGAGAAG CACCCGGACGCCGACTCGTTGTACCTGGAGAAGATCGACGTGGGGGAGGCGGAGCCCCGGACGGTTGTCAGCGGCCTGGTGGCCTTCGTCTCCCTGGAGGAGATGCAGGACAGATCGGTGCTGTTGCTATGCAACATGAAGCCCCAGAAGATGCGTGGGATCGAGTCCCAGGCCATGGTGCTCTGTGCcacaat TGAAGGAGAGCCCAGGAGGGTGGAGCCTCTTGACCCCCCGGAGGGGTCGTCCCCAGGGGACCGTGTCTTTGTGGAAGGATATGAGACGGGCAAGCCAGACGACAAACTCAACCCCAAGAAGAAGGTCTGGGAGAAACTGCAG GTCGACCTGAAGCTGTCAGGGGAGTGTGTGGCCCAGTGGAAAGACCAGCAGTTGATGACCAAACTAGGACCTGTAACGTGCAAGTCGTTGAAAGGAGCAAACATCTCCTAA